One Plectropomus leopardus isolate mb chromosome 1, YSFRI_Pleo_2.0, whole genome shotgun sequence DNA segment encodes these proteins:
- the mphosph10 gene encoding U3 small nucleolar ribonucleoprotein protein MPP10, whose protein sequence is MASGDVWSVLEECVKTINANTAQPENFLSLQDGVAADFTALTKTLYDLHKAQEPAEYKGSPLAQLVVDNFDEEQIWQELELQNNAVLKHFKNAADEALSDEMLAVLVEDEEEAETDDENVDEEEEEEEEEEEEEPPRRSKIKAVEAEDGAEDYTEEDSDLDFDVDALEKREKQKKDMRKKGSKTKVVPSEVDDKFFKLSEMETFLDDMDKREGKDDENEDELDYFQDLPSDEDDDLDLEQLLSSKKKKKNTVKSSRNLKYKDFFDAVDSEPAKADDQSDGEDDSMDESQEEGEEEIDDEEDDYDGEEEGDDEEDERSQSKASHKKVTFNLSGDDDSEGEDMEDIFGGKAQSSAKSESKSSFEKRQEKMSEKIKELEEAALAEKPWQLSGEVTAQTRPENSMLEEDVEFEQTSRMAPSITEETTLQLEDIIKQRIKDQAFDDVVRKVKPKEEVFEYKKRLTLDHEKSKQSLAEVYEQEYLKQNQQKTEEEENPAHVEIQKLMDTLFLKLDALSNFHFTPKPPVPEVKVVSNLPSITMEEVAPVSASDATLLAPEEIKEKNKAGDILGDTEKTSTDKKRERRHKKQVKRLKIKEKEKRQKLKEASKTGENKKPSKAEVAENLKKLTKGGKATILKDEGKDKALRSSQAFFSELQDQVKSQIESAKDQSSKKKKHKEVSVSKLKL, encoded by the exons ATGGCTAGCGGAGATGTGTGGAGCGTGCTGGAGGAGTGTGTAAAGACGATAAATGCCAACACAGCTCAGCCAGAAAACTTTCTGAG CCTTCAGGATGGAGTGGCAGCAGACTTTACTGCTCTCACTAAGACCCTGTATGATCTCCACAAGGCTCAGGAGCCTGCAGAGTATAAAGGCAGCCCGTTGGCTCAGCTGGTGGTGGACAACTTTGATGAAGAGCAGATCTGGCAGGAGCTTGAGCTGCAAAACAATGCTGTActgaaacactttaaaaatgcagctgaTGAGGCTTTGTCAGATGAGATGTTAGCGGTGCTGGTAGAGGACGAGGAAGAAGCAGAGactgatgatgaaaatgttgatgaagaagaagaagaagaagaagaggaggaggaggaagagccaCCCAGACGGTCTAAAATAAAGGCTGTGGAGGCTGAGGACGGAGCAGAGGATTACACAGAGGAGGACTCTGATTTAGATTTTGATGTGGATGCTCTGGAGAAGcgagagaaacagaagaaggACATGAGAAAGAAAGGCTCCAAAACAAAGGTGGTTCCCTCCGAGGTTGATGATAAGTTCTTCAAACTGTCAGAGATGGAGACGTTTCTTGATGATATGGACAAGCGAGAGGGAAAGGATGATGAGAACGAAGATGAGCTGGACTACTTTCAGGACCTGCCCTCCGATGAGGACGACGATCTCGACTTAGAGCAATTGCTTTCAtcgaaaaagaaaaagaaaaacactgt GAAGAGCTCCAGGAATCTCAAGTACAAGGACTTCTTTGATGCCGTGGATAGTGAACCAGCCAAAGCAGATGACCAGTCAGATGGCGAGGATGACAGCATGGATGAAAGCCAGGAAGAAGGTGAAGAAGAAATAGATGACGAGGAAGATGATTATGATGGTGAAGAGGAGGGTGACGATGA GGAGGACGAGAGGAGTCAGTCCAAAGCATCTCATAAGAAAGTAACCTTTAACCTCTCTGGGGACGATGACAGCGAGGGAGAGGACATGGAGGACATTTTTGGAGGAAAAGCTCAAAGCTCAGCCAAGTCTGAGTCAAAGTCATCATTTGAGAAACGGCAAGAAAAG ATGTCAGAAAAGATTAAAGAGTTGGAGGAAGCCGCTCTAGCAGAGAAGCCATGGCAGTTGTCCGGAGAGGTGACGGCACAGACTCGTCCAGAGAACAGCATGTTGGAGGAAGATGTGGAGTTTGAGCAGACGTCCAGGATGG CCCCTAGTATCACAGAGGAAACCACTCTACAGCTGGAAGACATCATCAAACAGAGAATTAAAGACCAG GCATTTGACGATGTGGTCCGTAAGGTGAAACCCAAAGAGGAGGTGTTTGAATACAAAAAGCGGCTAACGTTGGACCACGAGAAGAGCAAGCAGAGTTTAGCTGAAGTCTATGAGCAGGAATACCTAAAGCAGAATCAG caaaagacagaagaggaggagaaccCAGCTCATGTAGAAATTCAGAAGCTTATGGACACACTCTTCCTAAAGTTGGATGCTCTCTCCAACTTCCACTTTACACCTAAACCA CCTGTTCCCGAGGTCAAAGTGGTGTCTAACCTGCCGTCCATCACAATGGAGGAGGTGGCTCCAGTCAGCGCTAGTGACGCTACGCTTCTCGCACCTGAAGAAATCAAG GAGAAGAACAAAGCAGGAGATATTCTGGGTGATACTGAGAAGACGTCGACAGACAAGAAGCGTGAGAGACGGCACAAGAAGCAGGTGAAGCGTCTAAAGAtcaaggagaaagaaaagagacagaaactgaAAGAGGCCAGTAAAACTGGGGAGAACAAAAAGCCATCAAAGGCTGAAGTCGCAGAAAACCTGAAGAAACTCACAAAAGGAGGCAAAGCCACAATACTCAAG
- the mcee gene encoding methylmalonyl-CoA epimerase, mitochondrial isoform X1 translates to MASAVLKVAAAGLSRCSRLSLMRAHSTTAALHQGVPGSLWNLGRLNHIAIAVPDMEKATALYRDVLGATVSDKVPLPEHGVYTVFVELGNTKLELLHPLGEKSPIAGFLQKNKSGGMHHICIEVDNINAAIADLKAKNIRTLSAEPRIGAHGKPVMFLHPKDCDGVLVELEEA, encoded by the exons ATGGCGTCCGCCGTGCTGAAGGTTGCAG cAGCAGGTCTTTCCAGATGTTCTCGTCTCTCACTCATGAGGGCACATTCAACGACAGCAGCCCTCCATCAGGGCGTTCCTGGATCACTGTGGAATCTGGGGAGGCTGAACCACATCGCCATCGCTGTTCCTGACATGGAGAAGGCCACAGCTCTGTATCGGGACGTGCTGGGGGCCACAGTGAGTGACAAGGTGCCTTTGCCAGAGCACGGCGTCTATACAGTGTTTGTGGAGCTCGGCAACACTAAGCTGGAGCTGCTCCATCCTCTGGGGGAGAAGAGCCCGATCGCCGGCTTCCTGCAGAAGAACAAGTCTGGAGGGATGCATCACATTTGTATAGAG GTGGACAACATTAACGCTGCCATAGCGGACCTGAAAGCAAAGAACATCAGAACTCTGTCAGCAGAACCACGGATAGGCGCGCACGGGAAACCAGTGATGTTTCTTCATCCTAAAGACTGTGACGGTGTGCTGGTGGAGCTAGAGGAAGCGTGA
- the mcee gene encoding methylmalonyl-CoA epimerase, mitochondrial isoform X2 codes for MASAVLKVAAGLSRCSRLSLMRAHSTTAALHQGVPGSLWNLGRLNHIAIAVPDMEKATALYRDVLGATVSDKVPLPEHGVYTVFVELGNTKLELLHPLGEKSPIAGFLQKNKSGGMHHICIEVDNINAAIADLKAKNIRTLSAEPRIGAHGKPVMFLHPKDCDGVLVELEEA; via the exons ATGGCGTCCGCCGTGCTGAAGGTTGCAG CAGGTCTTTCCAGATGTTCTCGTCTCTCACTCATGAGGGCACATTCAACGACAGCAGCCCTCCATCAGGGCGTTCCTGGATCACTGTGGAATCTGGGGAGGCTGAACCACATCGCCATCGCTGTTCCTGACATGGAGAAGGCCACAGCTCTGTATCGGGACGTGCTGGGGGCCACAGTGAGTGACAAGGTGCCTTTGCCAGAGCACGGCGTCTATACAGTGTTTGTGGAGCTCGGCAACACTAAGCTGGAGCTGCTCCATCCTCTGGGGGAGAAGAGCCCGATCGCCGGCTTCCTGCAGAAGAACAAGTCTGGAGGGATGCATCACATTTGTATAGAG GTGGACAACATTAACGCTGCCATAGCGGACCTGAAAGCAAAGAACATCAGAACTCTGTCAGCAGAACCACGGATAGGCGCGCACGGGAAACCAGTGATGTTTCTTCATCCTAAAGACTGTGACGGTGTGCTGGTGGAGCTAGAGGAAGCGTGA
- the LOC121948313 gene encoding ferritin, heavy subunit, whose protein sequence is MSSQVRQNFHQDCEAAINRQINLELYASYVYLSMGYYFDRDDQALHNFAKFFRDQSHEEREHAEKLMKLQNQRGGRIFLQDVKKPERDEWGSGVEALECALQLEKSVNQSLLDLHKLCADHNDPHLCDFIETHYLDEQVKSIKELADWVTNLRRMGAPQNGMAEYLFDKHTLGKESS, encoded by the exons ATGAGTTCCCAGGTGAGACAGAACTTCCACCAGGACTGCGAGGCGGCAATCAACAGGCAGATCAACCTGGAGCTGTACGCCTCCTACGTCTACTTGTCTATG GGATACTACTTTGACCGTGATGACCAGGCATTGCACAACTTTGCCAAGTTCTTCCGTGATCAGTCTCACGAGGAGCGCGAGCATGCAGAGAAGCTGATGAAACTACAGAACCAGAGGGGGGGAAGGATCTTCCTTCAAGATGTCAAG AAGCCAGAGAGGGATGAGTGGGGCAGCGGTGTTGAGGCGCTTGAATGTGCCCTGCAGCTGGAGAAGAGCGTGAACCAGTCGCTGCTCGACCTGCACAAGCTCTGCGCTGATCACAATGACCCACAT TTGTGCGATTTCATCGAGACACACTACCTGGACGAGCAGGTGAAGTCCATCAAAGAGCTGGCAGACTGGGTGACCAACCTGCGCCGCATGGGAGCTCCTCAGAACGGCATGGCCGAGTACCTGTTTGACAAACACACCCTGGGCAAAGAAAGCAGCTAA
- the rplp2l gene encoding ribosomal protein, large P2, like — MRYVAAYLLAALGGNSNPEAKDIKKILESVGIEADDTRMDKVISELAGKNVEEVIATGYGKLASMPAGGAVAVASSAAAGAGGAAAPAAEEKKEEKKEESEESDDDMGFGLFD, encoded by the exons ATGCGTTACGTCGCTGCTTACCTGCTCGCTGCCCTCGGTGGCAATAGCAACCCTGAGGCCAAGGACATCAAGAAGATCCTGGAAAGTGTTGGCATTGAGGCTGATGACACACGTATGGACAAG GTTATCAGTGAGCTCGCAGGCAAGAATGTAGAGGAGGTTATCGCCACAG GTTACGGTAAACTGGCCAGCATGCCAGCAGGCGGTGCCGTAGCCGTTGCCAGCTCTGCGGCTGCTGGCGCAGGCGGAGCTGCTGCCCCTGCAG ctgaggagaagaaggaagagaagaaagaggagtcTGAGGAGTCCGATGACGACATGGGATTCGGCCTGTTTGActaa